In the genome of Catenulispora sp. EB89, one region contains:
- a CDS encoding winged helix-turn-helix transcriptional regulator, with protein MTGGAQLTPAGSGPLYDVFHTDCPARDVVDHATSRWGIWVLISLRDKDLRFYELRDGIEGVSEKMLAQSLRALVEDGLVWRHVEPTTPPQVTYGLTDFGREVGEPLMELFNRVTRRLMPSG; from the coding sequence ATGACGGGAGGCGCGCAGCTGACACCGGCCGGAAGCGGGCCGTTGTATGACGTGTTTCACACCGACTGCCCCGCGCGCGACGTGGTCGACCACGCGACCAGCCGGTGGGGGATCTGGGTGCTGATCTCCTTGCGGGACAAGGATCTCCGGTTCTACGAACTGCGCGACGGGATCGAGGGCGTCAGCGAGAAGATGCTCGCGCAGTCGCTGCGCGCGCTCGTCGAGGACGGCCTGGTCTGGCGGCACGTCGAGCCGACGACGCCGCCTCAGGTCACCTATGGTCTGACCGACTTCGGCCGCGAGGTCGGCGAGCCGCTGATGGAGTTGTTCAACCGGGTCACGCGCCGGTTGATGCCGTCGGGCTGA
- a CDS encoding NAD(P)H-binding protein, translated as MIVVTGATGNIGRPLTQALAEAGEQVTAVSRHTAAVPEGVRHIVADLAEPASLEPALAGAKALFLLLSGDLHALGANPADVISKAADSGVRRIVLLSTLGVATRPFGRTRIAMRELEDTLRESGLEWTILRPGGFASNALWFAESVRTRQLVAAPFGDTGVPLIDPADIAAVAAAALTEDRHNGGVYELTGPEVITPRQQAEAIAAALGTPVRFHELTRAEAKAGMEQSMPGELADDTLDILSSPTPAELRVSPDVEKVLGRAPRSFAEWVRSNIAAFR; from the coding sequence ATGATCGTGGTGACCGGTGCTACCGGAAACATAGGCCGTCCCCTGACGCAGGCGCTGGCCGAGGCCGGCGAGCAGGTGACGGCGGTGTCGCGGCACACCGCGGCGGTGCCGGAGGGCGTCCGCCACATCGTCGCCGACCTCGCCGAGCCGGCAAGTTTGGAGCCGGCGCTGGCGGGAGCGAAAGCCTTGTTCCTGCTGCTGTCCGGCGACCTGCACGCGCTGGGGGCCAACCCGGCGGACGTCATCAGCAAGGCCGCGGACAGCGGGGTGCGTCGCATCGTCCTGTTGTCCACGCTGGGGGTGGCGACCCGGCCCTTCGGCAGGACGCGGATCGCGATGCGCGAGCTGGAGGACACGCTGCGGGAGTCCGGTCTGGAATGGACCATCCTGCGGCCCGGCGGATTCGCCAGCAATGCCCTGTGGTTCGCCGAATCCGTGCGCACGCGGCAGCTCGTCGCCGCGCCCTTCGGCGACACCGGCGTGCCGCTCATCGACCCGGCGGACATCGCCGCGGTCGCCGCGGCCGCCCTAACCGAAGACCGGCACAACGGCGGCGTGTACGAGCTGACCGGGCCGGAAGTCATCACGCCGCGGCAGCAGGCCGAGGCCATCGCCGCGGCGCTCGGCACGCCGGTGCGCTTCCACGAGCTCACCCGCGCGGAGGCCAAGGCCGGGATGGAGCAGAGCATGCCGGGCGAGCTCGCCGACGACACCCTGGACATCCTCAGCTCCCCCACGCCGGCCGAGCTGCGCGTCAGCCCGGACGTCGAGAAGGTGCTGGGCCGCGCGCCGCGCTCGTTCGCGGAGTGGGTTCGGAGCAATATCGCCGCGTTCCGCTGA
- a CDS encoding BTAD domain-containing putative transcriptional regulator has protein sequence MELTELAATNRTAEHIAALPMTSLDKDGRTADALAVYCEIRKQLQEHTGTEPRPELPKSGKTHGTDRRCGSRTRLRRRTQERSRDPHHNCHLRPAHGRASGAVRPRRAGRLVGRLGAEDRMADDGVGLPAVGAADL, from the coding sequence ATGGAACTTACCGAGCTGGCGGCGACGAACCGGACCGCCGAGCACATCGCCGCATTGCCGATGACGTCACTGGACAAAGACGGCCGCACCGCGGACGCCCTGGCCGTCTACTGCGAAATCCGCAAACAGCTGCAGGAACACACCGGCACCGAGCCCCGCCCGGAACTGCCGAAGTCCGGCAAAACCCACGGCACCGATAGACGCTGTGGAAGCCGGACCCGACTTCGTCGCCGGACGCAAGAGCGATCTCGAGATCCTCATCACAACTGCCACCTCCGACCTGCGCACGGCAGGGCGAGCGGCGCGGTTCGCCCGCGACGGGCTGGCCGGCTAGTTGGTCGTCTCGGCGCTGAGGATCGCATGGCCGACGACGGAGTCGGCCTGCCTGCTGTGGGCGCTGCCGATCTTTGA
- a CDS encoding DUF397 domain-containing protein has product MGTDDRRPTTDDRSDPDPVRLASADLNWTKATASNGTGGNCLEVAQLPNHHVAVRDSKHPEQQYLIFTQPEFSAFVDGAKAGEFDTFTRRL; this is encoded by the coding sequence ATGGGCACCGACGACCGACGACCGACGACCGACGACCGATCTGATCCGGATCCGGTACGGCTGGCTTCCGCCGATCTCAACTGGACGAAGGCAACTGCCAGCAACGGAACCGGCGGAAACTGCCTAGAGGTCGCACAGTTGCCGAATCACCACGTCGCGGTGCGCGACAGTAAGCACCCTGAACAGCAGTACCTGATATTCACCCAGCCCGAGTTCAGCGCCTTCGTCGATGGCGCCAAGGCCGGCGAGTTCGACACGTTCACCAGGAGACTGTGA
- a CDS encoding CHAD domain-containing protein has product MNRMTHLSLLTSLKAQADALSALKPAVRDDAPDAVHQMRVAARTLRANLRTFEDVLPGGKRRAALIEELGWLGDALGPAREAEVLKAQVLDLLDRTPQEYVLGPVRTRVEAVFALERESALGLVTEAMDSPRYRRLLKHLDAYFAAVQPDKDPDLSRLHRRVRTRMQHALPMPPGADRDIAMHEARKVARRARYAGEALGLTTKPIKALQDVLGDEHDRVVTASALTDLAAGAYQAGENAFTYGVLLGLVRCDSRDFDRNVRKAWKAARPSLG; this is encoded by the coding sequence ATGAACCGCATGACCCACCTGAGCCTCCTGACATCCCTGAAAGCCCAGGCCGACGCGCTCTCCGCCCTGAAGCCGGCGGTCCGCGACGACGCCCCCGACGCCGTGCACCAGATGCGCGTCGCGGCCCGCACCCTGCGCGCGAACCTGCGCACGTTCGAAGACGTGCTCCCCGGCGGCAAACGGCGCGCCGCCCTGATCGAGGAGCTGGGCTGGCTCGGGGACGCGCTGGGCCCGGCACGCGAGGCCGAAGTGCTGAAAGCCCAGGTCCTCGACCTCCTGGACCGGACGCCGCAGGAGTACGTCCTCGGCCCGGTGCGCACCCGCGTCGAGGCGGTCTTCGCCCTGGAACGGGAATCAGCCCTCGGACTCGTCACCGAAGCCATGGACTCCCCGCGCTATCGCAGGCTCCTGAAGCACCTCGATGCCTACTTCGCGGCGGTGCAGCCCGACAAGGACCCCGACCTCTCGCGCCTGCACCGCCGCGTCCGCACCAGAATGCAGCACGCGCTCCCGATGCCGCCGGGCGCCGACCGCGACATCGCGATGCACGAGGCCCGCAAGGTCGCGCGCCGGGCCCGCTACGCCGGCGAGGCGCTGGGTCTGACGACCAAGCCGATCAAGGCGCTGCAGGACGTGCTCGGCGACGAACACGACCGCGTGGTCACCGCCTCGGCGCTCACCGACCTGGCCGCCGGTGCGTACCAGGCCGGGGAGAACGCGTTCACCTACGGCGTGCTGCTCGGGCTCGTGCGCTGCGACTCGCGGGACTTCGACCGGAACGTGCGGAAGGCGTGGAAGGCGGCTCGGCCGAGTCTCGGCTAG
- a CDS encoding alpha/beta hydrolase family protein — MSVPRSTARATVRSAPFAPSAASAPFAGAFATARPSRRTALAGLTALGVGAVVPTLSAGTAHAAAASAAGAGTLAAAGPVQLSLPAPTGPHRVGNVALHLVDQSRRDPWVPSHPLRELMIGIWYPAHDVDGHGAVPWLPANAWSAYLQDSAIAPGLVSVPATHGHDGAPAERRGGPRPVLLFSPGSGGDRDTCTTLTEELVSHGYVVVTIDHTHDSAEVEFPDGHVEPRTIPPDSLPINTEAVSVRTADAVFVLDQLCAIAAGRNPDVDHRPLPHGLAEALDLSRVGMYGHSMGGATSAWAMLDDRRIRAGINLDGSLYGPVLSAGLDRPFLFMCSQLHDLSDDPSWAQTWSHLRGWHKLLRLANAAHNSYTDLQSLVPEAAAAIDYPPSTVQELIGTVDPTRSVLDVRTYVRAYFDRFVRGHDNHLLDRPSPAYPEIEFLA, encoded by the coding sequence ATGTCCGTACCCCGCTCCACCGCTCGCGCCACTGTCCGCTCCGCGCCCTTCGCGCCCTCCGCCGCCTCCGCCCCCTTCGCCGGTGCGTTCGCCACCGCGCGCCCCAGCCGGCGCACCGCCCTGGCCGGCCTGACCGCGCTCGGCGTCGGCGCCGTCGTGCCGACGCTGTCGGCCGGGACGGCGCACGCCGCCGCCGCTTCCGCCGCCGGCGCGGGAACACTCGCGGCCGCCGGGCCGGTCCAGCTCAGCCTGCCCGCGCCGACCGGCCCGCACCGGGTCGGGAACGTCGCGCTGCACCTGGTCGACCAGTCCCGGCGCGATCCGTGGGTGCCGTCGCATCCGCTGCGCGAGCTGATGATCGGCATCTGGTACCCGGCGCACGACGTCGACGGCCACGGCGCCGTGCCCTGGCTGCCGGCCAACGCGTGGTCCGCGTACCTGCAGGACAGCGCGATCGCGCCGGGCTTGGTGTCCGTGCCGGCCACCCACGGCCACGACGGCGCTCCGGCCGAGCGCCGGGGCGGGCCACGTCCGGTGCTGCTGTTCTCGCCGGGCTCCGGCGGCGACCGCGACACCTGCACGACACTCACCGAGGAACTGGTCAGCCACGGCTACGTGGTCGTCACCATCGACCACACGCACGACAGCGCCGAGGTCGAGTTCCCCGACGGCCACGTCGAGCCGCGCACGATCCCGCCGGACTCCCTGCCGATCAACACCGAAGCCGTCTCGGTCCGCACCGCCGACGCGGTGTTCGTCCTCGACCAGCTGTGCGCCATCGCGGCGGGCCGCAACCCGGACGTCGACCACCGTCCGCTGCCGCACGGCCTGGCCGAGGCGCTGGACCTGTCCCGGGTGGGGATGTACGGGCACTCCATGGGCGGCGCCACATCGGCGTGGGCGATGCTCGACGACCGCCGGATCCGGGCCGGGATCAACCTCGACGGCTCGCTGTACGGCCCGGTCCTGAGCGCCGGGCTGGACCGGCCGTTCCTGTTCATGTGCTCGCAGCTGCACGATCTCAGCGACGACCCGAGCTGGGCCCAGACCTGGTCGCACCTGCGCGGCTGGCACAAGCTGCTGCGGTTGGCGAACGCCGCCCACAACTCGTACACCGACCTGCAGTCGCTGGTGCCGGAGGCCGCCGCCGCCATCGACTACCCGCCGAGCACGGTGCAGGAGCTGATCGGGACGGTGGATCCGACCCGGTCGGTGCTCGACGTGCGGACGTATGTGCGGGCTTACTTCGACCGGTTCGTTCGGGGGCACGACAACCATCTGCTCGACCGGCCGTCGCCCGCCTACCCCGAGATCGAGTTCTTGGCCTGA
- a CDS encoding ribonuclease domain-containing protein, whose translation MTPQRRLGLSWTKRLAVAVAATASAVTVTVIASPAANATVYNSCTISGCSDAASANSTWSSMNYPSSRGWYNWPDGECNYAGGTYYNDDGQLPSGDSFQEFDVYPRSCGAHRDAVRIVVDMNTGEVWYSPDHYADFYALS comes from the coding sequence ATGACCCCCCAGCGCCGTCTCGGCCTGTCCTGGACGAAACGCCTCGCCGTGGCCGTCGCCGCCACCGCGTCCGCCGTCACCGTCACCGTCATCGCCAGCCCCGCCGCGAACGCGACGGTGTACAACTCCTGCACCATCTCCGGATGCTCGGACGCGGCCTCGGCGAACTCGACCTGGTCGTCCATGAACTACCCGAGCTCTCGTGGCTGGTACAACTGGCCCGACGGCGAGTGCAACTACGCCGGCGGCACCTACTACAACGACGACGGCCAGCTGCCCTCCGGCGACAGCTTCCAGGAGTTCGACGTCTACCCGCGTTCCTGCGGGGCCCACCGCGACGCGGTGCGGATCGTCGTGGACATGAACACCGGCGAGGTCTGGTACTCGCCGGACCACTACGCCGACTTCTACGCGCTGTCGTAG
- a CDS encoding cyclase family protein — MTLLAQLAEAVAAGTIEVVDLTAPLSHETPILQLPEPFANTVPFSLREISHYDERGPAWYWNDIVTGEHVGTHFDAPVHWITGRDGEDVSQVAPSRLIGPAVVLDASDSAAQDPDHLLQIEDVQEWEAKHGALPAGGWLLYRTGWDARAADQAAFLNANETGPHTPGISPECAKWLAEQTPLQGIGVETVGTDAGAAHSFDPPFPCHSYMLGAGKYGLTQLRNLDRLPTRGALLIAAPLPIVRGSGSPARVLALVEREA, encoded by the coding sequence ATGACGCTGCTGGCCCAGCTGGCCGAGGCGGTCGCCGCCGGGACGATCGAGGTGGTCGACCTCACCGCGCCGCTGTCGCACGAGACGCCGATCCTGCAACTCCCCGAGCCCTTCGCCAACACGGTCCCGTTTTCGCTCCGCGAGATCAGCCACTACGACGAGCGCGGCCCCGCCTGGTACTGGAACGACATCGTCACCGGCGAACACGTCGGCACCCACTTCGACGCCCCGGTCCACTGGATCACCGGCCGCGACGGCGAGGACGTCTCGCAGGTGGCGCCGAGCCGCCTGATCGGCCCCGCGGTGGTCCTCGACGCCTCCGACAGCGCGGCCCAGGATCCCGACCACCTCCTGCAGATCGAGGACGTCCAGGAGTGGGAGGCCAAGCACGGAGCACTGCCGGCCGGCGGCTGGCTCCTCTACCGCACCGGCTGGGACGCCCGAGCCGCCGACCAGGCCGCGTTCCTCAACGCGAACGAGACCGGGCCGCACACCCCGGGGATCTCGCCCGAGTGCGCCAAGTGGCTCGCGGAGCAGACGCCGCTGCAAGGTATCGGCGTGGAGACCGTCGGCACGGACGCCGGCGCCGCGCACAGCTTCGACCCGCCGTTCCCGTGCCACTCGTACATGCTCGGCGCCGGCAAGTACGGCCTGACGCAGCTCCGCAATCTGGACCGGCTGCCGACGCGCGGGGCGCTGCTGATCGCGGCGCCGCTGCCGATCGTGCGCGGCTCCGGCAGCCCGGCGCGCGTGCTCGCGCTCGTCGAGCGGGAGGCGTGA
- a CDS encoding NB-ARC domain-containing protein — MTRGNEESDPVPRPDESTHSRITDAYGNVVQARDVSGGVHFHVPTAPGPRPQQLPADVRGFVNRTKELALLHAAVGDPAHADFRTPGVLLVAGTAGVGKTSVAVHWSHLIREHFPDGQLYVNLRGYDAGEPVTAREVLERFLRALHVAPDRMPPTEEERAELYRTLVAEQRMLVVLDNAATAEQVRPLLPGTDRCLVLITSRNRMSGLAARDGARRISLDTLSREASVALIRKANEGHRMGDREDDLAELAQLCAFLPLALRIAAERAASRPHMPLRELIHDLRDESSLWDALSTDEGSQADAVRTVFAWSYRALTPEAALMFRLLGLHPGPEFSLHAAAALAGLTPVEARRRLNALVGAHLLEEIEYDRYQFHDLLRAYAMDQARDDESEDERRSSVERLLTWYLRTAATAEPRDRLAPIDIGPDSLTSAIPTLDTPDATAKWYHAERTNLLLATEVAASAGLDRIAWQIPAVVQEISPAFDPIDTWTAAKERGLEAARRLGDRYGEAVLLNALAIGDRYAGRLDRARERYVASADAFAESGSPLGEVFALNGMGLACLQVRDLDSAETHLTRGLSAARRLEDRYPTGLCLMNLGWAWLELGVWSRADELLSESLDIMRQLGQRSNEAAVLNLMSRVRLASGRTADAHTKIAESLAISAELGERAAQAFGLIQQARIALARGDRAECLAASHSAATMFRRLGHRDQEAVAWALTGRSYIGSGRAEDAIPYLRQSTAVLEELDSHWFHADALLALATAQEDMGEIEAAHENRRKASAILARFHDPVANALRAQAEG; from the coding sequence ATGACGCGCGGGAACGAAGAGAGCGACCCGGTCCCTCGACCAGACGAATCCACGCACTCGAGAATCACGGACGCGTACGGGAATGTCGTTCAGGCCCGGGACGTCTCCGGCGGGGTCCATTTCCACGTACCGACGGCCCCCGGCCCTCGCCCCCAGCAGCTGCCTGCCGACGTCCGCGGGTTCGTCAACCGAACCAAAGAACTGGCACTCCTGCACGCTGCCGTCGGCGATCCAGCACACGCCGACTTCAGAACACCAGGAGTACTCCTGGTCGCAGGAACAGCCGGAGTCGGCAAAACATCGGTCGCCGTCCACTGGTCTCACCTGATCCGTGAGCACTTTCCCGACGGGCAGCTCTACGTCAACCTGCGTGGCTATGACGCGGGCGAACCCGTCACTGCGCGCGAGGTACTCGAGCGATTCCTGCGTGCGTTGCACGTCGCACCAGACCGAATGCCCCCCACTGAGGAGGAACGCGCGGAGCTCTATCGAACGCTGGTCGCCGAACAAAGGATGCTGGTCGTCCTTGATAACGCTGCAACGGCCGAGCAGGTACGTCCCCTACTGCCAGGAACGGATAGATGCCTGGTCCTGATCACGAGCCGAAACCGAATGTCGGGTCTGGCGGCCCGGGACGGTGCGCGCCGTATCAGCCTGGACACTCTGTCGCGAGAAGCCTCTGTCGCGCTGATTCGCAAGGCCAACGAAGGTCATCGGATGGGAGACCGGGAAGACGACCTCGCTGAACTGGCGCAGCTGTGCGCGTTCCTTCCACTCGCACTGCGCATCGCCGCGGAACGCGCGGCGTCACGGCCGCACATGCCTCTTCGAGAACTGATCCATGACCTGCGCGATGAATCCAGCTTGTGGGATGCCCTGTCCACTGATGAGGGCAGTCAGGCAGACGCGGTGCGGACAGTATTCGCGTGGTCTTATCGCGCACTCACTCCTGAGGCCGCGCTCATGTTCCGTCTGCTTGGGCTGCATCCAGGGCCCGAGTTCAGCCTTCACGCTGCGGCCGCCCTGGCCGGCCTCACCCCAGTCGAGGCACGCCGGCGCCTGAATGCGTTGGTCGGGGCTCATTTGCTGGAGGAGATCGAATACGACCGGTACCAGTTTCACGACTTGCTGCGCGCGTATGCGATGGACCAGGCTCGCGACGATGAATCTGAGGACGAGCGGAGATCGTCTGTCGAGCGTTTACTCACCTGGTATCTGCGGACGGCCGCGACTGCAGAACCCCGTGACCGCCTGGCTCCGATCGACATTGGACCAGACAGCTTGACCAGTGCCATTCCAACCCTGGATACGCCCGATGCCACGGCAAAGTGGTACCACGCCGAGCGCACGAATCTGCTGTTGGCCACCGAAGTCGCTGCTTCCGCGGGTCTGGACCGTATTGCGTGGCAGATTCCCGCTGTCGTTCAGGAGATCTCCCCAGCCTTCGATCCCATCGACACCTGGACCGCCGCCAAAGAACGGGGTCTTGAAGCCGCCAGGCGGCTCGGCGACCGTTACGGCGAAGCGGTGTTGCTCAATGCTCTGGCTATCGGCGACCGCTATGCCGGGCGCCTCGACCGGGCGCGTGAACGATACGTCGCGTCAGCCGATGCGTTCGCCGAGTCCGGGTCGCCACTCGGTGAGGTCTTCGCCCTCAACGGGATGGGCCTGGCGTGTCTGCAGGTTCGAGATCTGGATTCCGCCGAGACCCACCTAACCCGCGGCTTATCGGCAGCCCGCCGCTTGGAAGATCGCTACCCTACGGGTCTATGTCTCATGAATCTAGGCTGGGCGTGGCTGGAGTTGGGGGTATGGTCACGGGCAGATGAGCTGCTCAGCGAAAGCCTCGACATCATGCGCCAGCTCGGACAACGAAGCAACGAGGCGGCCGTTCTCAATTTGATGTCCCGCGTGCGGCTGGCCTCTGGTCGAACGGCCGATGCACACACCAAAATCGCTGAATCGTTGGCCATCAGCGCGGAGCTCGGCGAACGTGCTGCGCAGGCGTTCGGGCTGATCCAACAGGCCAGGATCGCACTGGCCAGAGGCGACCGGGCCGAGTGCCTGGCGGCGAGTCACAGCGCCGCGACGATGTTCCGCCGACTGGGCCATCGTGATCAAGAGGCTGTGGCGTGGGCACTAACTGGTCGCTCCTACATCGGCTCCGGACGCGCCGAAGACGCGATCCCGTACCTACGCCAATCCACAGCCGTACTCGAGGAACTCGACAGCCACTGGTTCCACGCCGACGCTCTTCTGGCTTTGGCGACCGCCCAAGAAGACATGGGCGAGATCGAAGCAGCTCACGAAAATCGCCGGAAGGCATCCGCCATTCTGGCCCGCTTCCATGACCCCGTCGCTAATGCGCTACGCGCCCAAGCTGAAGGCTGA